The following DNA comes from Novipirellula caenicola.
TGACATAGATCGGCAGCGCCGGAGTGAACGTCACGGCGACCGCAATCGCATCGCTTGGCCGTGAATCGATCGTGATCACTTCGCCGTCCTGCTTGCGAAGGTTCAATTGGGCAAAGTACGTGTGGTCGTTCAGATCGGTGATCACCACACTTTCGATCTTCGCGCCTAACGAATCGGCAACGCGGACAATCAAGTCGTGCGTTAACGGACGCGGTGGGTGATATTCTTCCTTCACGCGGCGATCGATGTTGGTCGCTTCGAAGATGCCGATCAGGATCGGGAACTCGCGATCTCCATCTTCTTCCTGAA
Coding sequences within:
- a CDS encoding bifunctional nuclease family protein yields the protein MPVKMQLARIIISELTENQVIYLQEEDGDREFPILIGIFEATNIDRRVKEEYHPPRPLTHDLIVRVADSLGAKIESVVITDLNDHTYFAQLNLRKQDGEVITIDSRPSDAIAVAVTFTPALPIYVSEKVLEEATSTPF